Proteins from one Syngnathoides biaculeatus isolate LvHL_M chromosome 8, ASM1980259v1, whole genome shotgun sequence genomic window:
- the pik3cb gene encoding phosphatidylinositol 4,5-bisphosphate 3-kinase catalytic subunit beta isoform isoform X2: MPPAMTDDLDIWADHSPLAGHAPDQVTVDFLLPTGIYIQMDVPREATFQHIKLLLWKQAQTFPLFTVLGDMESHMFECVNQTAVHEELEDETRRLCDVRPFLPVLKLVTRNCGQAERLLDSKIGVLIGKGLHELDGMDDQEVKDFRCKMSRISEERMQRLQMMTWTEWMHASFSPQLEPRIINDGLNECTTDLKVIIHFDQSQDSASLKVPASCNPAELMELAMRKWLTTHGHKEEGWRGQYVLRVSHCMEFLCEDHALCEYKYIRTCMKSKESPHLTLVSTSTVKAMFEKEITAIGAVVSRKSSNPPLPLPPKKRVPMHVQTCLWDVPNPFKIVLLKGSKVNAEETAKVQVRAGLFHGTELLCKPAVSTETCGRSEHMWKDSILEFDISVCDLPRMTRLCFAIYAVMDKVKKQKSTKNAHPNKYQTIRKAGKVHYPIAWVNTMVFDYKGQLKIGDIILHCWSSFPDELEEMLNPIGTIQTNPYTENATALHINFLEYAPHPIIFPPFDKILEKAAEIARASDCSPMGRGGKKFYIELKEIMGRDPLSQLCENEKDLIWTLRYDCRENFPQSLPKLLLSVKWSKHEDMAQLQALLQIWPKLCPRDALELLDFNYPDQYVREYAVRCLYDMSNEELSQYLLQLVQVLRYEPYYDCALTHFLLERAQGNRKIGHFLFWHLRSEIHMPAVSVQFALMLEAYCRGSIPHIEVLKKQVEALSKLKSVNELIKLGTMKNARGKTKEAMLTKEAMMTCLRQSGYSETLSDLHSPLNPNILLSGMNVEKCRYMDSKMKPLWIVYNNKLLAGDTLGIIFKNGDDLRQDMLTLQILRLMDLLWKEANLDLRVVPYGCLATGDRAGLIEVVSSANTIANIQLTSSNVAATAAFNKDALLNWLKERNSGDALDRAIEEFTLSCAGYCVATYVLGIGDRHSDNIMVRSTGQLFHIDFGHILGNFKSKFGIKRERVPFILTHDFIHVIQQGKTGYTEKFGSFRQYCEEAYLILRKNGNLFITLFALMLTAGLPELTSVKDIQYLKDSLALGKTDEEALKQFRQKFDEALRESWTTKVNWMAHNVAKDNRS; the protein is encoded by the exons CTTTTATGGAAACAGGCTCAGACATTCCCATTGTTTACTGTCTTGGGCGACATGGAAAGTCACATGTTCGAATGTGTCAACCAGACAGCCGTACACGAAGAACTAGAAGATGAAACTCGCAGACTTTGTGATGTTCGTCCTTTCTTACCGGTTCTCAAGTTGGTGACGCGCAACTGTGGCCAAGCAGAACGGCTGCTGGATTCAAAGATTGGTGTGCTTATTGGCAAAG GTCTTCATGAACTTGATGGCATGGATGACCAGGAAGTAAAGGACTTTCGCTGTAAAATGTCTCGCATCAGTGAAGAAAGAATGCAACGTCTCCAGATGATGACTTGGACAGAGTGGATGCATGCGTCTTTTTCCCCACAGCTCGAACCAAGGATCATCAACGATGGACTCAATGAGTGCACAACTGATTTAAAAGTCATCATCCACTTTGATCAATCTCAG GATTCTGCCAGTCTGAAAGTGCCTGCGTCTTGCAACCCTGCTGAGCTGATGGAACTGGCTATGAGGAAATGGTTGACCACTCATGGGCACAAAGAGGAGGGATGGAGAGGACAGTATGTACTGAGAGTCAGCCATTGCATGGAGTTCCTCTGTGAAGACCATGCTCTATGTGAATACAAG TACATACGCACTTGCATGAAGTCGAAGGAGTCTCCGCACCTTACCCTGGTCTCCACCAGCACAGTCAAGGCCATGTTTGAAAAGGAAATTACTGCCATTGGAGCTGTAGTCAGTCGGAAGTCCTCTAACCCACCTTTGCCGCTACCTCCCAAAAAAAGGGTTCCCATG CATGTACAGACTTGCTTGTGGGACGTGCCAAACCCATTTAAGATAGTTCTACTGAAAGGCAGCAAAGTGAATGCAGAGGAGACTGCTaag GTTCAAGTCAGGGCCGGTCTTTTTCACGGAACAGAGCTGCTGTGCAAGCCAGCTGTGAGCACTGAGACCTGTGGACGTTCAGAGCACATGTGGAAAGACAGCATATTAGAGTTTGACATTTCTGTCTGTGACCTGCCGCGAATGACACGTCTCTGCTTCGCCATTTATGCCGTCATGGATAAGGTCAAGAAGCAGAAGTCCACCAAAAACGCCCATCCAAACAAGTACCAGACCATTCGCAAGGCAGGAAAAGTG CACTATCCCATTGCCTGGGTGAACACAATGGTGTTTGACTACAAAGGTCAGTTGAAGATAGGTGATATCATCCTTCACTGCTGGTCTTCATTTCCTG ATGAACTTGAAGAGATGCTGAACCCCATAGGAACTATTCAGACCAATCCATACACTGAAAATGCCACAGCTCTACACATCAATTTCCTAGAATACGCACCGCACCCCATCATTTTCCCTCCGTTTGACAAG ATCCTGGAAAAAGCTGCAGAAATTGCCAGAGCAAGTGACTGTTCACCTATG GGTCGTGGAGGTAAAAAGTTCTACATTGAGCTGAAGGAGATCATGGGGCGAGATCCTTTGTCCCAGCTGTGTGAGAATGAGAAGGATTTGATCTGGACACTACGCTACGACTGCCGAGAAAATTTTCCTCAGTCACTGCCCAAGCTGCTGCTCTCCGTCAAGTGGAGCAAACATGAGGACATGGCCCAg CTGCAAGCACTTCTTCAGATTTGGCCCAAACTGTGTCCAAGAGATGCGCTTGAGCTTCTGGATTTTAACTACCCAGATCAATATGTCCGAGAGTACGCTGTACGCTGCTTGTATGATATGAG TAATGAGGAGCTGTCACAGTACTTGCTACAGTTGGTGCAGGTGTTGCGCTATGAGCCCTATTATGATTGTGCCCTTACCCACTTCCTGCTGGAGCGAGCTCAGGGCAACCGCAAGATAGGGCACTTCCTTTTCTGGCACTTACG GTCAGAAATCCACATGCCTGCTGTTTCGGTTCAGTTTGCCCTCATGCTTGAAGCCTACTGTAGAGGCAGTATCCCTCATATTGAGGTGCTAAAGAAACAG GTGGAAGCCCTGAGTAAGCTAAAATCAGTGAATGAGCTAATCAAGCTGGGAACCATGAAGAATGCTCGGGGTAAGACAAAGGAGGCAATGTTGACTAAGGAGGCTATGATGACTTGCCTTCGGCAGAGTGGCTACTCAGAGACTCTGTCTGACCTCCACTCTCCTCTAAATCCCAACATCCTGCTGTCAGGCATGAA TGTGGAAAAGTGTCGCTACATGGACTCCAAGATGAAGCCACTCTGGATTGTTTACAACAACAAGTTGCTGGCAGGAGACACGTTGGGAATCATCTTCAAGAATGGGGATG ATCTAAGGCAAGATATGTTGACACTGCAGATATTGAGGTTAATGGATTTGCTATGGAAGGAGGCTAATCTAGATCTCAG GGTAGTACCATATGGTTGTCTAGCAACAGGTGACCGGGCAGGGCTAATTGAAGTTGTGTCATCGGCCAACACAATTGCCAACATCCAGTTGACTAGCTCCAATGTTGCAGCCACAGCTGCTTTCAACAAGGATGCTCTGCTCAACTGGCTCAAGGAACGGAACTCTGG TGATGCTCTTGATCGAGCCATTGAAGAGTTCACACTGTCATGTGCAGGCTACTGTGTAGCCACATATGTCCTCGGCATCGGGGACCGCCACAGTGACAACATCATGGTCCGAAGCACAGGACAG CTCTTCCATATAGACTTCGGTCACATCCTGGGCAACTTTAAGTCCAAGTTTGGCATAAAGAGGGAGCGTGTGCCATTCATCCTCACACACGACTTTATTCACGTCATACAGCAGGGCAAAACTGGTTACACTGAAAAATTTGGCAG CTTCCGTCAGTACTGTGAGGAGGCTTATCTCATCTTGAGGAAGAACGGGAACCTCTTCATCACACTGTTTGCCCTCATGCTGACCGCTGGCCTGCCTGAGCTCACTTCAGTCAAAGACATCCAGTACCTCAAG GATTCCCTGGCTTTGGGCAAAACAGACGAGGAGGCACTGAAACAGTTCCGCCAGAAATTCGATGAGGCCCTGAGGGAGAGCTGGACAACCAAAGTCAACTGGATGGCCCACAATGTCGCCAAAGACAACCGCTCCTAG
- the pik3cb gene encoding phosphatidylinositol 4,5-bisphosphate 3-kinase catalytic subunit beta isoform isoform X1: MPEISVVVKPYEVCLPATSLNVKTGDQRSLWLRWCVVPLAMPPAMTDDLDIWADHSPLAGHAPDQVTVDFLLPTGIYIQMDVPREATFQHIKLLLWKQAQTFPLFTVLGDMESHMFECVNQTAVHEELEDETRRLCDVRPFLPVLKLVTRNCGQAERLLDSKIGVLIGKGLHELDGMDDQEVKDFRCKMSRISEERMQRLQMMTWTEWMHASFSPQLEPRIINDGLNECTTDLKVIIHFDQSQDSASLKVPASCNPAELMELAMRKWLTTHGHKEEGWRGQYVLRVSHCMEFLCEDHALCEYKYIRTCMKSKESPHLTLVSTSTVKAMFEKEITAIGAVVSRKSSNPPLPLPPKKRVPMHVQTCLWDVPNPFKIVLLKGSKVNAEETAKVQVRAGLFHGTELLCKPAVSTETCGRSEHMWKDSILEFDISVCDLPRMTRLCFAIYAVMDKVKKQKSTKNAHPNKYQTIRKAGKVHYPIAWVNTMVFDYKGQLKIGDIILHCWSSFPDELEEMLNPIGTIQTNPYTENATALHINFLEYAPHPIIFPPFDKILEKAAEIARASDCSPMGRGGKKFYIELKEIMGRDPLSQLCENEKDLIWTLRYDCRENFPQSLPKLLLSVKWSKHEDMAQLQALLQIWPKLCPRDALELLDFNYPDQYVREYAVRCLYDMSNEELSQYLLQLVQVLRYEPYYDCALTHFLLERAQGNRKIGHFLFWHLRSEIHMPAVSVQFALMLEAYCRGSIPHIEVLKKQVEALSKLKSVNELIKLGTMKNARGKTKEAMLTKEAMMTCLRQSGYSETLSDLHSPLNPNILLSGMNVEKCRYMDSKMKPLWIVYNNKLLAGDTLGIIFKNGDDLRQDMLTLQILRLMDLLWKEANLDLRVVPYGCLATGDRAGLIEVVSSANTIANIQLTSSNVAATAAFNKDALLNWLKERNSGDALDRAIEEFTLSCAGYCVATYVLGIGDRHSDNIMVRSTGQLFHIDFGHILGNFKSKFGIKRERVPFILTHDFIHVIQQGKTGYTEKFGSFRQYCEEAYLILRKNGNLFITLFALMLTAGLPELTSVKDIQYLKDSLALGKTDEEALKQFRQKFDEALRESWTTKVNWMAHNVAKDNRS; the protein is encoded by the exons CTTTTATGGAAACAGGCTCAGACATTCCCATTGTTTACTGTCTTGGGCGACATGGAAAGTCACATGTTCGAATGTGTCAACCAGACAGCCGTACACGAAGAACTAGAAGATGAAACTCGCAGACTTTGTGATGTTCGTCCTTTCTTACCGGTTCTCAAGTTGGTGACGCGCAACTGTGGCCAAGCAGAACGGCTGCTGGATTCAAAGATTGGTGTGCTTATTGGCAAAG GTCTTCATGAACTTGATGGCATGGATGACCAGGAAGTAAAGGACTTTCGCTGTAAAATGTCTCGCATCAGTGAAGAAAGAATGCAACGTCTCCAGATGATGACTTGGACAGAGTGGATGCATGCGTCTTTTTCCCCACAGCTCGAACCAAGGATCATCAACGATGGACTCAATGAGTGCACAACTGATTTAAAAGTCATCATCCACTTTGATCAATCTCAG GATTCTGCCAGTCTGAAAGTGCCTGCGTCTTGCAACCCTGCTGAGCTGATGGAACTGGCTATGAGGAAATGGTTGACCACTCATGGGCACAAAGAGGAGGGATGGAGAGGACAGTATGTACTGAGAGTCAGCCATTGCATGGAGTTCCTCTGTGAAGACCATGCTCTATGTGAATACAAG TACATACGCACTTGCATGAAGTCGAAGGAGTCTCCGCACCTTACCCTGGTCTCCACCAGCACAGTCAAGGCCATGTTTGAAAAGGAAATTACTGCCATTGGAGCTGTAGTCAGTCGGAAGTCCTCTAACCCACCTTTGCCGCTACCTCCCAAAAAAAGGGTTCCCATG CATGTACAGACTTGCTTGTGGGACGTGCCAAACCCATTTAAGATAGTTCTACTGAAAGGCAGCAAAGTGAATGCAGAGGAGACTGCTaag GTTCAAGTCAGGGCCGGTCTTTTTCACGGAACAGAGCTGCTGTGCAAGCCAGCTGTGAGCACTGAGACCTGTGGACGTTCAGAGCACATGTGGAAAGACAGCATATTAGAGTTTGACATTTCTGTCTGTGACCTGCCGCGAATGACACGTCTCTGCTTCGCCATTTATGCCGTCATGGATAAGGTCAAGAAGCAGAAGTCCACCAAAAACGCCCATCCAAACAAGTACCAGACCATTCGCAAGGCAGGAAAAGTG CACTATCCCATTGCCTGGGTGAACACAATGGTGTTTGACTACAAAGGTCAGTTGAAGATAGGTGATATCATCCTTCACTGCTGGTCTTCATTTCCTG ATGAACTTGAAGAGATGCTGAACCCCATAGGAACTATTCAGACCAATCCATACACTGAAAATGCCACAGCTCTACACATCAATTTCCTAGAATACGCACCGCACCCCATCATTTTCCCTCCGTTTGACAAG ATCCTGGAAAAAGCTGCAGAAATTGCCAGAGCAAGTGACTGTTCACCTATG GGTCGTGGAGGTAAAAAGTTCTACATTGAGCTGAAGGAGATCATGGGGCGAGATCCTTTGTCCCAGCTGTGTGAGAATGAGAAGGATTTGATCTGGACACTACGCTACGACTGCCGAGAAAATTTTCCTCAGTCACTGCCCAAGCTGCTGCTCTCCGTCAAGTGGAGCAAACATGAGGACATGGCCCAg CTGCAAGCACTTCTTCAGATTTGGCCCAAACTGTGTCCAAGAGATGCGCTTGAGCTTCTGGATTTTAACTACCCAGATCAATATGTCCGAGAGTACGCTGTACGCTGCTTGTATGATATGAG TAATGAGGAGCTGTCACAGTACTTGCTACAGTTGGTGCAGGTGTTGCGCTATGAGCCCTATTATGATTGTGCCCTTACCCACTTCCTGCTGGAGCGAGCTCAGGGCAACCGCAAGATAGGGCACTTCCTTTTCTGGCACTTACG GTCAGAAATCCACATGCCTGCTGTTTCGGTTCAGTTTGCCCTCATGCTTGAAGCCTACTGTAGAGGCAGTATCCCTCATATTGAGGTGCTAAAGAAACAG GTGGAAGCCCTGAGTAAGCTAAAATCAGTGAATGAGCTAATCAAGCTGGGAACCATGAAGAATGCTCGGGGTAAGACAAAGGAGGCAATGTTGACTAAGGAGGCTATGATGACTTGCCTTCGGCAGAGTGGCTACTCAGAGACTCTGTCTGACCTCCACTCTCCTCTAAATCCCAACATCCTGCTGTCAGGCATGAA TGTGGAAAAGTGTCGCTACATGGACTCCAAGATGAAGCCACTCTGGATTGTTTACAACAACAAGTTGCTGGCAGGAGACACGTTGGGAATCATCTTCAAGAATGGGGATG ATCTAAGGCAAGATATGTTGACACTGCAGATATTGAGGTTAATGGATTTGCTATGGAAGGAGGCTAATCTAGATCTCAG GGTAGTACCATATGGTTGTCTAGCAACAGGTGACCGGGCAGGGCTAATTGAAGTTGTGTCATCGGCCAACACAATTGCCAACATCCAGTTGACTAGCTCCAATGTTGCAGCCACAGCTGCTTTCAACAAGGATGCTCTGCTCAACTGGCTCAAGGAACGGAACTCTGG TGATGCTCTTGATCGAGCCATTGAAGAGTTCACACTGTCATGTGCAGGCTACTGTGTAGCCACATATGTCCTCGGCATCGGGGACCGCCACAGTGACAACATCATGGTCCGAAGCACAGGACAG CTCTTCCATATAGACTTCGGTCACATCCTGGGCAACTTTAAGTCCAAGTTTGGCATAAAGAGGGAGCGTGTGCCATTCATCCTCACACACGACTTTATTCACGTCATACAGCAGGGCAAAACTGGTTACACTGAAAAATTTGGCAG CTTCCGTCAGTACTGTGAGGAGGCTTATCTCATCTTGAGGAAGAACGGGAACCTCTTCATCACACTGTTTGCCCTCATGCTGACCGCTGGCCTGCCTGAGCTCACTTCAGTCAAAGACATCCAGTACCTCAAG GATTCCCTGGCTTTGGGCAAAACAGACGAGGAGGCACTGAAACAGTTCCGCCAGAAATTCGATGAGGCCCTGAGGGAGAGCTGGACAACCAAAGTCAACTGGATGGCCCACAATGTCGCCAAAGACAACCGCTCCTAG